Proteins encoded in a region of the Triplophysa dalaica isolate WHDGS20190420 chromosome 10, ASM1584641v1, whole genome shotgun sequence genome:
- the med20 gene encoding mediator of RNA polymerase II transcription subunit 20 codes for MGVTCVCQVPVAEGKSVQQTVDMLHKKLEQLGAVKQGNFWVDCETYHATANATGQQSKQLYVMHNSEAPLSCMALYEGGPHLTADANFDVLMVKLKSHFQNAKSHKVESRGARYRYCDFLVKVGTIAMSSSAKGISVEVEYCACVIPADCLNLIKEFMQSFLGSNAPEMPLNKAEGQLYTPVDCVDPMSQYLELFGKVRKQQVMTGSGVR; via the exons ATGGGTGTAACGTG tgtgtgtcagGTGCCCGTGGCCGAGGGGAAGAGCGTGCAGCAAACAGTCGACATGCTTCATAAAAAACTGGAGCAGCTGGGAGCCGTCAAACAGGGAAACTTCTGGGTGGACTGTGAGACGTACCATGCGACGGCCAACGCAACCG GTCAGCAGTCCAAGCAGCTGTACGTGATGCACAACTCAGAGGCGCCGCTGAGCTGCATGGCTCTGTATGAGGGCGGCCCGCATCTCACCGCCGACGCAAACTTTGACGTCTTGATGGTGAAACTGAAGAGTCACTTCCAGAACGCCAAGAGTCATAAGGTGGAGAGTCGAGGTGCGCGCTACCGTTACTGTGACTTCCTGGTGAAGGTCGGCACCATCGCCATGAGCTCCAGTGCCAAAGGGATCTCAGTGGAG gtgGAGTACTGTGCCTGTGTGATCCCGGCCGACTGCTTGAATCTCATCAAGGAGTTCATGCAGAGTTTTCTAGGCTCGAATGCTCCCGAGATGCCCTTGAATAAAGCGGAGGGTCAACTTTACACGCCGGTGGACTGTGTGGACCCTATGAGCCAGTATCTGGAGCTCTTCGGCAAAGTTCGCAAACAGCAGGTGATGACGGGCAGCGGCGTCCGATGA
- the usp49 gene encoding ubiquitin carboxyl-terminal hydrolase 49: MDRCKHVVRLRLGHGHSILNPQKWRCVDCDTTESVWACLKCSHVACGRYMEEHSLSHYQQTQHPLAMEVRELDVFCFACGDYVLNDNVEGDLKLLRGALSTVRSPGQRSLRSSAADGGLRTCEVTREGMGRRPTMQAALLHRRKSLLRSALRRWSGRQQEQQQMREEKQEQEREEKRRQRMEVKKRLMGELANVPPRKSARLLTQAPRPMLALIPSKFRDPPDRLPPILKQTLLPLSNKPLARRALRAGRLHRYRTSQAARRRKLAPGVTGLRNLGNTCYMNSILQVLSHLQKFRECFLTLDLCETEELLAKTHHSQNTVGGASALTALGRMGRATVSQNVPPCLNAAELVQPKEPRSSSRQQMSLCHELHTLFRVMWSGRWSLVSPFAMLHSVWNLIPAFRGYDQQDAQEFLCELLDKVQQELESDGPRKPFLIPLTQRKLSKQVLKVLNTIFHGQLLSQVTCLSCKRKSNTVEPFWDLSLEFPERYHRMEKPSTATCQLSCSLSEMLAKFTETEALEGCIYACNFCNRRRRKSSHKPLSLSEACKQLLICRLPQVLRLHLKRFRWSGRNHREKIGVHVAFDQVLKIEPYCCSDAVPSPRREAYTYDLSAVVMHHGKGFGSGHYTAYCYNTEGGFWVHCNDSEMNVCSVEEVCSTQAYILFYTQRSS, translated from the exons ATGGATCGCTGTAAGCACGTGGTGCGTCTTCGTTTGGGTCATGGCCACTCCATCCTCAACCCGCAGAAGTGGCGCTGCGTAGACTGCGACACCACGGAGTCGGTATGGGCCTGTCTGAAGTGCTCTCACGTGGCGTGTGGACGCTACATGGAGGAACACTCGCTGAGTCATTACCAGCAGACGCAACACCCGCTGGCCATGGAGGTCCGTGAGCTGGACGTCTTTTGTTTTGCATGCGGAGATTACGTGTTGAACGATAACGTGGAGGGAGACTTGAAGCTCCTGAGAGGTGCCCTGTCTACAGTCCGCAGCCCCGGTCAGCGCTCCCTGCGGTCGTCGGCGGCCGATGGGGGTCTCCGAACATGCGAGGTGACACGGGAGGGCATGGGGAGGCGTCCGACCATGCAGGCGGCTCTCTTGCACAGGCGGAAATCTCTGCTTCGGAGTGCCCTGCGCCGCTGGAGCGGGCGGCAGCAGGAACAACAGCAGATGCGTGAGGAGAAACAGGAGCAAGAAAGGGAGGAGAAGCGGCGGCAACGCATGGAGGTTAAGAAGAGGCTCATGGGAGAACTAGCTAATGTTCCGCCGAGAAAAAGTGCACGGCTCCTCACTCAGGCTCCACGTCCCATGCTTGCGCTCATCCCGTCCAAGTTCCGTGACCCTCCAGATCGGCTTCCGCCCATTCTTAAGCAGACATTGCTGCCGTTGTCCAACAAACCTCTAGCACGCAGAGCGCTCCGCGCGGGTAGGCTTCACCGATACCGCACCTCGCAGGCAGCCCGCCGCAGAAAACTCGCACCCGGGGTCACAGGGCTGCGTAACCTCGGCAACACATGCTACATGAACTCCATCCTTCAGGTGTTGAGTCACCTGCAGAAGTTCAGAGAGTGTTTCCTCACATTGGACCTGTGCGAGACGGAGGAGCTGCTTGCCAAGACCCACCACTCGCAGAATACGGTAGGAGGGGCAAGCGCCCTAACTGCGCTGGGTCGCATGGGGAGGGCGACCGTGTCGCAGAACGTCCCGCCCTGTTTGAACGCCGCTGAACTGGTGCAACCTAAAGAGCCGCGTTCCTCATCTCGGCAGCAGATGTCGCTGTGTCACGAGCTGCACACTCTTTTTCGGGTCATGTGGTCCGGCCGATGGTCGCTGGTCTCCCCTTTTGCCATGCTGCACTCCGTATGGAACCTCATACCAGCGTTCCGTGGATACGACCAGCAGGATGCGCAGGAGTTCCTGTGCGAGCTTTTGGATAAAGTCCAACAGGAGCTAGAGTCGGACGGACCACGGAAACCTTTCTTGATCCCGCTCACACAGCGGAAGCTCTCCAAGCAGGTGCTCAAAGTGCTCAACACTATCTTCCACGGACAGCTGCTCAGCCAG GTAACTTGTTTGTCCTGTAAGCGCAAGTCAAACACGGTGGAGCCCTTCTGGGATTTGTCTCTGGAGTTTCCTGAGCGATACCACAGAATGGAGAAGCCCAGTACTGCCACGTGTCAGCTGAGCTGCTCGCTGTCCGAGATGCTCGCCAAGTTCACCGAGACGGAAGCGTTGGAGGGCTGCATCTACGCGTGCAACTTCTGCAACA GAAGACGACGTAAATCCTCCCATAAGCCCCTGTCCTTGTCAGAGGCCTGTAAGCAGTTACTCATCTGTCGTTTACCTCAGGTGCTGCGGCTACACCTCAAACGCTTCCG CTGGTCCGGTCGGAACCACAGGGAGAAGATCGGCGTCCATGTGGCTTTTGATCAGGTCCTGAAAATAGAACCATACTGCTGCTCGGACGCCGTGCCTTCACCACGGAGAGAGGCCTACACTTATGATCTGTCTGCAGTAGTAATGCATCATGGGAAGGGCTTTGGCTCAGGGCACTACACAGCCTACTGTTATAACACTGAAGGAG gtTTCTGGGTTCACTGTAATGACTCTGAGATGAATGTGTGCAGCGTAGAGGAGGTGTGCAGCACTCAGGCCTACATCCTGTTCTACACGCAGCGCTCCTCATAG